The following nucleotide sequence is from Mucilaginibacter sp. cycad4.
GCGGCGGTTTAGGGTCTGTAGGCGTTTGGGGCCGTAAGTTTTCGCCAAATTCCATGTTAGCTAAATTTCCTCCTGATAGTGGTTATGTACGTGTAGCGGTTGAAATGGGCTGGATTGGTCTCATCCTTTTTTGTACACTTTTTTTTGTGGTGCTTAAAACGGGGATAAATTTTTACTTCAGTATTAAAAACCCTGAGCTTAAAAACTACTGCCTGGCTATGTTGCTGATCCTGTTTGCGTTCAACATAGGTAACTTTCCGCAGCAGGCCATCATTCAATACCCATCAAATATCCTGTTTTACCTGGCCATATCCATTCTTGTAGTGTGCAAGCGCCTTGACGACCAGAAACAGGAACAATTAAAAAAAATAATAGTACAGGGGCAATACTAATTAATTAAGCAGATGTCATTTGTATCATCCATAAAATCAAATCCCAAATTAAAAAAATTAGTCCACTGGATGCTTATTCCATCCGGCCAGTCGAGGCCAAGGCTTTGGGTTAGGCTGATACTTAACCGCTTTTTCCATCACCGCGGTAAAAACAGTGTAGTACGACTGAATGCACGGATGGATCTTTTTCCATTCAATAAATTTTCACTTGGTGCAAAGAGTATTGTGGAAGATTTTGCCGTGATCAATAACGGCGTTGGCGATGTATTTATCGGCGAAGGATCAGGCGTTGGTATCAGCACGGTAATAATTGGCCCGGTTAAAATAGGCAATTTCAGCATGACAGCGCAGCATGTTGTAATATCAGGCCTTAATCATGGCTACCAGGACGTGAGTATACCGCCCCGCCATCAAAAAGTCACCACACAACAAATTACTATTGATGATAACGTGTGGATAGGCGCTAACTGTGTGGTAACCGCCGGTGTAACTATAGGTAAACATTCGGTTATTGGGGCCGGCAGCGTGGTTACAAGGGATATCCCGCCTTATTCGGTAGCGGTTGGCAACCCCGCCAAAGTAATAAAACAGTATAATTTTACAACACAATTGTGGGAGAAAGCGTAAAACATAATACATGGGTTTATTTAAAAAATTAATAAACAAACACACGCTTTCACTGGCAACAAACGCCGTGTTACCCGTTTTGGGTATGGTCATACTATCACTGCTGGCCCGCCGCTTAAGTAAACCTGCCTTTGGCAACTATGTGTTCTTCCAGATTGTATTTACACTGGCAGATACATTTCGCACGGGGTTCCTGCAAACATCGGTCATTAAATTTTATTCGGGTTCCACACCCGAAAGGATGAAAAATATATCAGGATCTGCCTGGTACCTGGGCTTTATGATCACTTGCGTATTTGCCATCGTAAATCTCCTGATCTATCTTATTTATAAAAATCCTGATGCCGATATAGATATTACGCTTAAATGGTTTAGCCTCATTTATTTCTGCACGCTACCCTCGGCAGTGAGCCTTTGGACCCTCCAGGCCGAAGAACGCTTTGATAAACTGTTCACGCTGCAGTTAATGAACCAGGGAGGTTTCCTGGCGCTGGTGGTTGGCGTTGCGGTTGCGGGCAAATCAAATTTTGAAACAACTATATATTGCTACTTTACAGCTAACCTATTAAGCGGCCTTATTTGCATTATTACAGGCTGGGCTAAGGCAAAAACCATAGTACACAAAAGCTGGGATACAATAAAGCAAATGGCCCATTTTGGTAAATACAGTGTAGGCACATCTATAAGTTCATACCTGCTCAGGAGCTCTGATACATTTATAGTAAAGCCTATGTTTAGCCCCGACCTGCTGGCTGTTTATTACATTCCGCAACGACTTATGGAAATTTTTGAGATCCCGCTAAGGGCTTTCATCTCTACTGCATTGCCGGTAATGTCGGCAGCTGCACAGCGGGGCGACCAAAAATACGTCACCTATATCATGAAAAAATATGCAGGCATGCTTACTATAGCGCTTACCCCTATCGCTGTAATCTGTTTCATTGCTGCTGACCTTATCATTGGGCTCCTGTTCGGCGCTAAATACCAGCATTCTGACGCAGGCAATATCTTCAGGATTTTTATGTGTTACGTAATGCTGTTACCTATCGACAGGTTTTTCGGGATAACGCTTGATATCATCAACAAACCACATCTTAACATGATCAAAGTGTTCCTGATGCTAACAGTTAACGTTGTAGGTGATTTTACGGGGATACTCATATTCCACAACTTGTATGCCGTAGCTGTTGCTTCTATTTTTACCTTTGCTACCGGTGCTATATTTGGTTATTGGGCATTAAAAAAACATCTTCAATTTAAAATATCCGACATCTTTGTTTTAGGCTACATCGAACTAAAAGAACTTATAGGTGTTGTGACGGGCAAAATAAAACGAAAAACGACTAACTGAATAGTAAATTAATGGAGCTTAAAAACCGGCATATCGTAATATTTTCGCAAATGCAGTTTGATAGCCACCTCGAATCAACAAACTATACTATGGCCAAACATTTGGCCAAAGATAACTATGTATATTATGTTGACAGGCCATATACCTGGAAAGATTATATCCAGTTTAAAAATACGCCTGGGTATAAGGCCCGAAAACCGCACTTCTTTTCTCCCAAGGATAGTTTTATCCAAACTGAGATCCCCAATTTAAAGATCATCATCACACCTCCGGTTCCGTCGATCAATTCGCTGCCCGAAGGTGCTGTTTATCGGCTGGCTATGAAGATGAACGAACAGATTGTAGCGGGCAGGCTCAATAAGATAATTAAGAACCTTGGAATAAAGGACTACATCTTTATCAACTCCTATGCCTTTTATTACCCCACCATGCACCGGTTGTTGAAATTGAAACCATTACTTAAGGTTTATCATTGCGTTGACCCGCTGATTGAGGAATACCAAATCCGTCACGGCCTTATCTCCGAAGATATATTGGTAAAAGATATGGACCTGGTGATCAGCACCAGTAAAGAGTTAAGCAACGTAAAAGCAAAGCTTAACCCCAACTCATACTTCGTGCCGAATGCAGCCGACATCAGTCATAGTCAAAAAGCGCTGGACCCGGCCTTGCCTGTAGCAGATATCCTTTCTGATATCCCTAAACCGGTAATCGGCTATTTCGGCAATATTGAACGACGTATTGATTATAATTTATTAACACAGTTATTGGAACAAAACCCGAATAAAAATTTTGTATTTGTAGGGCCGGTTGGTAAAGATTATGAAAATAATCCTGCTTTTAACGCGCCTAATATTTTCAAAAAAGGAGCGGTGCCTTATGAGCAGTTGCCTGCCGTGCTCAAAGGGTTTGATGTTGCAATCATTCCCTTCAAAAAAGATGATGTAAGCAGCTCAATTTTCCCGCTTAAGTTATTTGAATACCTGGGCTCGGGCCGGCCGGTAGTGATCACCGATTTTAACGAAGATTTAGAAGAATTTACCGGCGATAGCGTATATATCTGCAAAAATGTCGATGAATTTTCTGCTGCTCTTAACTTATCACTAAATGACACTCCTTTTTTACAGCAAAAAAGATTAAAAATAGCCGCACAAAATACATGGGAGCACCGTATAACAGAGATCAAAAGTTTGCTGGCAACAAATTTGAACAATAAACGGAAGAGTTAATTTTTAATAACACAAACCTGATGCTTATTAATATAAACAGGGTTTAGCAATAAGACACATGGAAATAATCAAATTCATAGCATCCATAATCGCCATTTTGCTGTTTATATACCTTGGTTTATATAGCCTGTACCTTTTTGTTTTTTCAGTACTCGGAAAATTAATCCCTATCAAACAGCCTGCTGCGGCAACTGCATTCAGTAAATTCATAGTTTATATCTGCGCTTATAAAGAAGATGAAATTATTTTAAACTCGGCGGCGGCGGCACTAACTATCGATTACCCTAAAGATATGTTTACGGTTTGTGTGATAGCCGACTCCATGAAACCTGAAACCATTGTTAAATTAAAGCAGATGCCCTTGCAGGTAGTAGAGGTAGTTTTTGAAACCAGCACCAAATCAAAAGCGCTAAACAAAGCTATTGAAAATACAGCAGCCGGTTTTGATGCCGCTGTTGTTTTTGATATTGATAACATTGCCGCGCCTGATTACCTGCACCAGATCAATAATTATTTACAAGCAGGTCACCGCGTGGTGCAAGGCCACAGGGTAGCGAAAAACTCAAATACGCAGGTGGCAATACTTGATGCTGTAAGTGAAGAAGTTAACAACCATATTTTCAGAAAATCGCAGCAGTTATTTAAGTTTTCGGCAGCCATTATCGGTTCGGGCATGGCATTGGAATACAACCTGTTTGTAAATGTGATGTCGCGTATTGATGCCGTAGGCGGGTTTGATAAGGAAATGGGCCTGTTGCTCACCCGTGATAAGATCCATGTTGCTTATGCAGAAAAAGCATATATCTATGACGAAAAGGTAAGTAACCCTGCAGTGTTCGAAAAGCAGCGTAAGCGCTGGCTTTCGGCCCAGTTTAACCTGCTTAAAAAGTACGCGGCTACCGCGCCGGCCCAGTTTTTCCGCGGCAATTTTGATTATGTGAATGAGATATACCAGATGGCTATCCTGCCGCGTGTATTAATGCTTGGTCTGATGCCCTGTATGCTATTGATCTCCTTTTTTACTCCGGGTATAGGCCCGCACTGGCATTTATGGCTCGGCGCAACTGTGGCATGCTATCTTGGTATCTTAGTTGCCATACCCACATCGTTCTATAATGGAAAACTTTTAGAGGCCATGCTTAAACTGCCGCTTATATTTTTCACCATGTTTTTACTGCTGTTTAAGTTAAAAGGAGCAAACAAAAAGTTTATTCATACGCCGCACGACAATGCTCCTGCAGAACCCGTAAACGACGGGGCAACTGCGAAATAGCGAAAACGAGCGTGATAATTAATTGCCGAATAATATAATTGCATCGCCGAAAGTTGCTTCCCTGGTGATTGCAGTTTGGCTACTTATATAAATCCCCCCCTTAACCTATTAAATGCCTTCAGAAATTATGCATTGATGCCTATCGCTGCTTAAGTTCAATTACCGAGGTAAATGTATTTACCCCTGTACCGGGCTTATGTTTATAATTAAACGCATCGCTGGCACGCGCAATGATCATCAGGCCATAATGTTCATTTAACCCCATAATGGTTTCCTTGTTAACATACCTCACATCAAAATCTTCGGTAAAAAACTCCAGCTGATTACTGTTTTTCACCCGTCCTTTTAATGTACCGAAGTCGTCGCCATAAATGGCAATTTCATTTTGGGTAAACTTGCTGTGTGCTAACGGCCAGGTTAACGATGCCTGCCTGGTATTAATTTGCAGCGGCCTCCCCTTATCCTGTTTACTTATATATAGTTTGTTATTTTTCAGATCGATCCCGATCCTGGTAACGTCATTCCCCATGTGCTTGAGCGAATTGGTAAGCAGCTCAATCAGGATAGTTTTTATCCTGAAACCCGCGTCATCATCAACTATATCTTTCGCAATGTTTTGGATATAGTTGATGATCTGGATAGTTAAAGGATAAATACCTTCAGTTTCATTGTTAAAAACAAACTTTCTCACGGTAGTAAATTCGTTTATGCCCCGGTTAAAGCCTCCTGTGTATTTGTATAGATCCTGAACACCTTATCAAGCCGCACCAATTGAAACAAGGACCGGATATCGTTATTTAAACCAACTACAGCAATGTCTCCCCCGCTATTCATAGTCAGTTTAAGTGCCGATACCAATGCGCCTAAAAAGGAACTGTCAACATATTTTACCTGCTCAAAGTTTACAATAACATACTTATTTCCGCTATTGATCAGGCTAATCAGTTCAGCCTTAAATTGTTCGGCATTTGCCAAATTTGCCTCTTTAAGCTGTATATCCGCAATTAATGCATTATTAAGCAGATGTGTTTGTAATATCATTTAACTTTTTTTTGAATAAATATTAAACTGCAATCGTCAATTTGTTCTCTCGCCTTTTCATCTAAAAAGCCGTCGTATTTTAAGGTTGCAAATGAATTAGCTTTACCAAGATATTTTTCAAGCTCATCAATAAAACTGTTCAGATCGGTTTTCTTTCCTGCCGGTGTTTCTTTATCAATTAATCCGTCGGTTATCATGATCAATTGATCACCAGGCTGCATGGTAAATAAATGTTCGTCAAAGCCGCCCTCTTTACTAATCCCCAGCAATAATCCTGATGAGCTGATCCTGTTAAGCTTATTTTCTACAGAGCTAAAATACAACAGTGGCAAGTCGCCCGCACCTGTATAACATAGCGTTTCATTCTCCGGATCAATCCTGATGAGTGAAAGGGTCGACAGCACCTCGCTCACAACCGGGTCATGATAAATAACCGAGTTAATTTTTTGCATGATACTTTTGGTTGAGACATCCCCTTCCGAAACACATAACCTTACAGCGGCCCTTATATAGCTCAGATAGCCGAATGAAAAAAACCAGGCACCCCATTTTTTACCCATCACATCGCCCAGAATAATAAAAGCAAACCTGTTATTAATAGTTATTACGTCAATAAAATCTCCGCCCGGGTAATTCTCAAACGATTTATGCCAGAAATCTATTTCAAAACCATTAATACCGGGTATTTCCTGCGGAACAGAATATAAATTTAAGGCCATTGCGGCGCTGCTCAGCTCCCTGATCGTGTGCTCATGGCGTTCGCGGATGCTGTTCAGAAAATTATTGATCTTTGAAATAATGAAAACAATGGGCGTATCCTTATCAATGTAGTCAATAGCATCAAGACTGATCCCC
It contains:
- a CDS encoding acyltransferase, which encodes MSFVSSIKSNPKLKKLVHWMLIPSGQSRPRLWVRLILNRFFHHRGKNSVVRLNARMDLFPFNKFSLGAKSIVEDFAVINNGVGDVFIGEGSGVGISTVIIGPVKIGNFSMTAQHVVISGLNHGYQDVSIPPRHQKVTTQQITIDDNVWIGANCVVTAGVTIGKHSVIGAGSVVTRDIPPYSVAVGNPAKVIKQYNFTTQLWEKA
- a CDS encoding oligosaccharide flippase family protein — protein: MGLFKKLINKHTLSLATNAVLPVLGMVILSLLARRLSKPAFGNYVFFQIVFTLADTFRTGFLQTSVIKFYSGSTPERMKNISGSAWYLGFMITCVFAIVNLLIYLIYKNPDADIDITLKWFSLIYFCTLPSAVSLWTLQAEERFDKLFTLQLMNQGGFLALVVGVAVAGKSNFETTIYCYFTANLLSGLICIITGWAKAKTIVHKSWDTIKQMAHFGKYSVGTSISSYLLRSSDTFIVKPMFSPDLLAVYYIPQRLMEIFEIPLRAFISTALPVMSAAAQRGDQKYVTYIMKKYAGMLTIALTPIAVICFIAADLIIGLLFGAKYQHSDAGNIFRIFMCYVMLLPIDRFFGITLDIINKPHLNMIKVFLMLTVNVVGDFTGILIFHNLYAVAVASIFTFATGAIFGYWALKKHLQFKISDIFVLGYIELKELIGVVTGKIKRKTTN
- a CDS encoding glycosyltransferase, translating into MELKNRHIVIFSQMQFDSHLESTNYTMAKHLAKDNYVYYVDRPYTWKDYIQFKNTPGYKARKPHFFSPKDSFIQTEIPNLKIIITPPVPSINSLPEGAVYRLAMKMNEQIVAGRLNKIIKNLGIKDYIFINSYAFYYPTMHRLLKLKPLLKVYHCVDPLIEEYQIRHGLISEDILVKDMDLVISTSKELSNVKAKLNPNSYFVPNAADISHSQKALDPALPVADILSDIPKPVIGYFGNIERRIDYNLLTQLLEQNPNKNFVFVGPVGKDYENNPAFNAPNIFKKGAVPYEQLPAVLKGFDVAIIPFKKDDVSSSIFPLKLFEYLGSGRPVVITDFNEDLEEFTGDSVYICKNVDEFSAALNLSLNDTPFLQQKRLKIAAQNTWEHRITEIKSLLATNLNNKRKS
- a CDS encoding glycosyltransferase family 2 protein — its product is MEIIKFIASIIAILLFIYLGLYSLYLFVFSVLGKLIPIKQPAAATAFSKFIVYICAYKEDEIILNSAAAALTIDYPKDMFTVCVIADSMKPETIVKLKQMPLQVVEVVFETSTKSKALNKAIENTAAGFDAAVVFDIDNIAAPDYLHQINNYLQAGHRVVQGHRVAKNSNTQVAILDAVSEEVNNHIFRKSQQLFKFSAAIIGSGMALEYNLFVNVMSRIDAVGGFDKEMGLLLTRDKIHVAYAEKAYIYDEKVSNPAVFEKQRKRWLSAQFNLLKKYAATAPAQFFRGNFDYVNEIYQMAILPRVLMLGLMPCMLLISFFTPGIGPHWHLWLGATVACYLGILVAIPTSFYNGKLLEAMLKLPLIFFTMFLLLFKLKGANKKFIHTPHDNAPAEPVNDGATAK
- a CDS encoding STAS domain-containing protein gives rise to the protein MILQTHLLNNALIADIQLKEANLANAEQFKAELISLINSGNKYVIVNFEQVKYVDSSFLGALVSALKLTMNSGGDIAVVGLNNDIRSLFQLVRLDKVFRIYTNTQEALTGA
- a CDS encoding fused response regulator/phosphatase; amino-acid sequence: MPKRPKILLVDDSPLILLVIGQALEKEGFVSRKAGNVEEAMMLLKNEIPDLILSDYQMPGTDGFAFRQSLMAVPEYKNIPFMFLTSITDHAHMIAGISLDAIDYIDKDTPIVFIISKINNFLNSIRERHEHTIRELSSAAMALNLYSVPQEIPGINGFEIDFWHKSFENYPGGDFIDVITINNRFAFIILGDVMGKKWGAWFFSFGYLSYIRAAVRLCVSEGDVSTKSIMQKINSVIYHDPVVSEVLSTLSLIRIDPENETLCYTGAGDLPLLYFSSVENKLNRISSSGLLLGISKEGGFDEHLFTMQPGDQLIMITDGLIDKETPAGKKTDLNSFIDELEKYLGKANSFATLKYDGFLDEKAREQIDDCSLIFIQKKVK